A region of the Acidobacteriota bacterium genome:
GACGAGCCGGGGGACATGCTCTTCGACGGGGTGGACGCCCGATGAGTTCCGCGCTGGCCGCGATGGTGCTCGCGGCCGGTCGGGGCGAGCGCATGCGCCCGCTGACCCGGGAGCGGGCCAAGCCATCCCTGCCGGTGCTCGGCCGGGGACTGGCGGCGCGGGTGATCGAACAGCTGGCACAACAGGGGGTCACCGACTTCGCCGTCAACGCCTGCCACGGCCTGGCGAGCCTCGAGAACCTGCTCGTCGATCATCCGGTGGAAATCTTCCGGGAGAAACGCGTGATGGGCACGGGAGGCGCCCTCGACGCGCCCCGCGAGCGCCTGGCCCGGGGGCCCTTCTTCGTCCTGCACAACGCCGACACCCTGGCCCGGGTTCCTCTCCAGCGCCTGGTGGAGGCCGCCGAGGCGCACCCCCGCAACATCGGGGCCCTGCTCGTCTCCGCCGGGCCGATCGAAGGCTATCGACCGATCGCCGTCGAAGAGGGGCGGGTGCGAGCCTTCAGCGCGGCAGCCGCCGATCCGAATGCCGCGACCTACCTGGGCGTGGCGGTCTTCCGCCGGGAGCTGCTCGCCACGGTGCCGAAGAACGAGCCCTGCGAGCTTTTCCCCGACGTGGTGGCGCCATGGCTCGCCCGGGGCCGGCGCCTGGCCGCGGTGCCCCTCGACGGTCCCTGGCTCGAGTTCACCTCCGCCGAGAGCTACCTGGCCAAGGTCTGCGAACTGGTCGCCGGCCGAACCCCCCTGCCCCACGGCAGCGCCCACGGCCGCCGCGAACCGGGACCGGTCTTTTGCGCCCCCGGCGCCCGCGTCGCCCCTGGTACGTCCCTTTCCGTCGTGGCCCTCGAACAGGAGGCGACGGTGGAGAGCGATGTTCGCCTCGAGCGCTGCCTCCTGCTCGAAGGCGCCCGCTGCGAGCCGGGGGTCCGCCTGGAGAACGTCGTCCTCGACGCGGGGGTCTGCGTGCCGGCGGGCCGCCACTTCGCCGACGGTGTCGTGACCACCGGTGAGGGCGGCGGGGCGGAGTGCGTCCCCTTCGCCGCGGTGGGGGGACGGTGAGCGGCGGGAACCGGCAACACCTGATCCGCCGGCTCAGGGAGCGGTTCGGCCCGCTGCTGTCGGTCGTGCCGCTGGCGGCGGACGCCTCCACGCGGCTCTTCTTCCGGGTCGGCCGGCTCGGCGGTCACAGCGCGGTGATCATGGTGGACCCGGCGGGCGGCGTGCCGGCCCTGGCCCGCCTGCGCGCGGCTCACCGCGCGCTGTCGGAGGCCGGCCTGCGCCTGCCCGCGATCCTCGACGAAGACGAGGCCTTGTCCGCGGTGGTTTTCGAAGACCTCGGTGACCAGTTGCTGGCCACCGTCGCTTTCGAGCGGCGCGCGACACTCTACGCCCGGGCCGGACGGATGGCCGGCCTCCTCGATCGGGCGGCCACCCGGCCGATCCACGGAGAACACCCGCTGGCCTTCCCCCGACTGGACGCCGAGCGGCTGCGCTCCGAACTGGCGTTTTTCGTCGTACACGAAGTGGCGGGCCGGCGTGATCTGCGCGACCCGACGCTGCTGCGGGAGATCTCGCGGGGACTCGACCGCTTCATCACCACCCTGGACCTGGCGAACCCCAGGCTTTGCCACCGGGACTACCACTCCCGCAACCTGCTCTGCAACGGAGACGACTGCACCGCCGTGGACTTCCAGGACGCCCTCCTCGGCCCCCGCTTCTACGATCTGGCCTCGCTGATCTACGATCCCTACGTGGAACTCGACCCGGACCAGCGGCAGGCCGCCGTACGGGGCTGGAACCAGGGCTGCCGGGACGAGGCCACCGACCTCGAGGATCCTCGCCTGATGCGGGTGGGCGTCCAGCGCCTGCTCAAGGCGGCGGGCACCTTCGCCTACCAGGCCACCCGCCTGGCCAGGCCTCGATTCCTTGACTTTCTGCCGCCGGCCCTGGGGCGTGCGCGGGACCTGCTCGCGAAGCTGAACGACGCCGAGAGCCGGGAGCTGGCGCGCGTGCTCGGCCGGGCCTGCCCTGAATTCCTCTCCACCGGAGGCACCTCGTGAACCGCGCAAACCGCTTCTTCCGGCGCCGGCCCGACGCCGCCCCCCGGCTCGTCGGCATGCTGCATCTGCCCGCCCTGCCGGGTGCCCCCGGTC
Encoded here:
- a CDS encoding phosphotransferase; the protein is MSGGNRQHLIRRLRERFGPLLSVVPLAADASTRLFFRVGRLGGHSAVIMVDPAGGVPALARLRAAHRALSEAGLRLPAILDEDEALSAVVFEDLGDQLLATVAFERRATLYARAGRMAGLLDRAATRPIHGEHPLAFPRLDAERLRSELAFFVVHEVAGRRDLRDPTLLREISRGLDRFITTLDLANPRLCHRDYHSRNLLCNGDDCTAVDFQDALLGPRFYDLASLIYDPYVELDPDQRQAAVRGWNQGCRDEATDLEDPRLMRVGVQRLLKAAGTFAYQATRLARPRFLDFLPPALGRARDLLAKLNDAESRELARVLGRACPEFLSTGGTS
- a CDS encoding NDP-sugar synthase; its protein translation is MSSALAAMVLAAGRGERMRPLTRERAKPSLPVLGRGLAARVIEQLAQQGVTDFAVNACHGLASLENLLVDHPVEIFREKRVMGTGGALDAPRERLARGPFFVLHNADTLARVPLQRLVEAAEAHPRNIGALLVSAGPIEGYRPIAVEEGRVRAFSAAAADPNAATYLGVAVFRRELLATVPKNEPCELFPDVVAPWLARGRRLAAVPLDGPWLEFTSAESYLAKVCELVAGRTPLPHGSAHGRREPGPVFCAPGARVAPGTSLSVVALEQEATVESDVRLERCLLLEGARCEPGVRLENVVLDAGVCVPAGRHFADGVVTTGEGGGAECVPFAAVGGR